The Streptomyces laurentii genome contains a region encoding:
- a CDS encoding two-component system response regulator (C-terminal DNA-binding domain of LuxR-like proteins. This domain contains a helix-turn-helix motif and binds DNA. Proteins belonging to this group are response regulators; some act as transcriptional activators, others as transcriptional repressors. Many...; cd06170;~DNA binding residues [nucleotide binding];~Response regulator containing a CheY-like receiver domain and an HTH DNA-binding domain [Signal transduction mechanisms / Transcription]; COG2197;~Signal receiver domain; originally thought to be unique to bacteria (CheY, OmpR, NtrC, and PhoB), now recently identified in eukaroytes ETR1 Arabidopsis thaliana; this domain receives the signal from the sensor partner in a two-component systems; cd00156;~dimerization interface [polypeptide binding];~identified by MetaGeneAnnotator; putative;~intermolecular recognition site;~phosphorylation site [posttranslational modification];~two-component system response regulator [Amycolatopsis mediterranei U32]), translating into MAETVRVLIADDQALLRGSFRLLVDATPGMRTVGEAGDGAAAVELARELKPDVVLMDLRMPGMDGVAATRHIRSDATMSGVRVLALTMFDMDDYVYPALRAGASGFLLKDASPAELVAGIRIVADGDGVLAPTVTRRLLADLSHGGETNRPAPRLIGLTKREQEVLVLIANGLSNAEISARLVISLPTVKTHVSSLLAKLTARDRAQLVVIAYESGLAERGMPG; encoded by the coding sequence ATGGCCGAGACGGTCCGGGTACTGATCGCGGACGATCAGGCCCTGCTGCGCGGGAGCTTCCGGCTCCTCGTCGACGCGACGCCGGGAATGCGGACGGTCGGCGAGGCGGGCGACGGCGCGGCGGCGGTGGAGCTGGCCAGGGAGCTGAAGCCGGACGTCGTCCTGATGGACCTGCGCATGCCCGGCATGGACGGCGTGGCCGCCACCCGGCACATCCGCTCGGACGCGACCATGTCCGGTGTGCGGGTCCTCGCCCTCACCATGTTCGACATGGACGACTACGTCTACCCGGCCCTGCGGGCGGGCGCGAGCGGCTTCCTCCTGAAGGACGCCTCGCCGGCGGAGCTGGTGGCGGGCATCCGGATCGTCGCCGACGGTGACGGTGTGCTGGCGCCGACGGTCACGCGCCGCCTCCTGGCGGACCTCTCCCACGGCGGCGAGACGAACCGTCCCGCACCCCGCCTGATCGGCCTCACCAAGCGGGAGCAGGAGGTGCTCGTCCTGATCGCGAACGGACTGTCGAACGCCGAGATCTCCGCCCGGCTGGTGATCAGCCTGCCGACGGTCAAGACCCACGTGAGCAGCCTGCTCGCCAAACTGACCGCCCGCGACCGCGCACAGCTGGTCGTCATCGCGTACGAGAGCGGCCTGGCCGAGCGCGGAATGCCGGGCTGA
- a CDS encoding deoxyadenosine kinase (Deoxyadenosine kinase or Deoxyguanosine kinase [Streptomyces venezuelae ATCC10712];~Deoxynucleoside kinases [Nucleotide transport and metabolism];~Deoxyribonucleoside kinase (dNK) catalyzes the phosphorylation of deoxyribonucleosides to yield corresponding monophosphates (dNMPs). This family consists of various deoxynucleoside kinases including deoxyribo- cytidine (EC 2.7.1.74), guanosine (EC 2.7.1; cd01673;~Substrate specificity [chemical binding];~Substrate-binding site [chemical binding];~identified by MetaGeneAnnotator; putative): MPVICVGGMIGIGKTSVAELLAESLGSEVFYESVEDNPILPLFYTASPEEIQAKRYPFLLQLYFLQTRFAAIKDAYKEGNNVLDRSIYEDWYFAKVNHDLGRISTLEMQVYEGLLDEMMREIDGLPYRKAPDLMVYLKADFETVMHRIGLRGRDFEQDESLVEYYRTLWSGYDDWVHKHYSASEVLVIDMNCTDVVNNPEDAIRVAQEVKEALAAGGCQV, from the coding sequence ATGCCAGTGATCTGCGTCGGTGGCATGATCGGAATCGGCAAGACGAGCGTGGCCGAACTGCTGGCCGAGTCGTTGGGCAGCGAGGTCTTCTACGAGAGCGTCGAAGACAACCCGATCCTTCCGCTCTTCTACACGGCGAGCCCCGAGGAGATCCAGGCCAAGCGCTACCCCTTCCTCCTCCAGCTCTACTTCCTGCAGACGCGGTTCGCCGCGATCAAGGACGCGTACAAGGAGGGCAACAACGTCCTCGACCGGTCCATCTACGAGGACTGGTACTTCGCCAAGGTCAACCACGACCTGGGGCGGATCAGCACCCTCGAGATGCAGGTGTACGAGGGGCTGCTCGACGAGATGATGCGCGAGATCGACGGCCTGCCGTACCGCAAGGCGCCCGACCTGATGGTCTACCTCAAGGCGGACTTCGAGACGGTGATGCACCGGATCGGTCTGCGGGGCCGCGACTTCGAGCAGGACGAGAGCCTGGTCGAGTACTACCGGACGCTGTGGTCCGGCTACGACGACTGGGTGCACAAGCACTACTCGGCCAGCGAGGTCCTGGTCATCGACATGAACTGCACCGACGTCGTGAACAACCCCGAGGACGCGATCCGCGTGGCCCAGGAGGTCAAGGAGGCCCTGGCGGCCGGCGGCTGCCAGGTCTGA
- a CDS encoding UDP-N-acetylglucosamine transferase (Helix-turn-helix XRE-family like proteins. Prokaryotic DNA binding proteins belonging to the xenobiotic response element family of transcriptional regulators; cd00093;~Predicted transcriptional regulators [Transcription]; COG1396;~This domain family includes the Enolpyruvate transferase (EPT) family and the RNA 3' phosphate cyclase family (RTPC). These 2 families differ in that EPT is formed by 3 repeats of an alpha-beta structural domain while RTPC has 3 similar repeats...; cl00288;~UDP-N-acetylglucosamine 1-carboxyvinyltransferase; TIGR01072;~UDP-N-acetylglucosamine transferase [Streptomyces cattleya NRRL 8057 = DSM46488];~identified by MetaGeneAnnotator; putative;~non-specific DNA binding site [nucleotide binding];~putative active site [active];~salt bridge;~sequence-specific DNA binding site [nucleotide binding]), producing the protein MTDDYLERIGKLIRDARQHRGWTQTQLAEALGTSQSAVNRIERGNQNISLEMIARIGEALDSEIVALGYAGPMHLRVVGRRRLSGAIDVKTSKNACVALLCATLLNKGRTVLRRVARIEEVFRLLEVLNSIGVRTRWINDGVDLEIVPPAELDMESIDAEAAIRTRSIIMFLGPLLHRMDRFKLPYAGGCDLGTRTIEPHMIALRRFGLDITATEGLYHAQVEPGVSPDRPIVLTERGDTVTENALLAAARHDGVTVIRNASSNYMVQDLCFFLEALGVRIDGLGTTTLTVHGVPQIDVDVDYSPSEDPVEAMSLLAAAVVTESELTIRRVPIEFMEIELAVLEEMGLDHDRSAEYAADNGRTRLVDLTVRPSKLEAPIDKIHPMPFPGLNIDNVPFFAAIAATAQGKTLIHDWVYDNRAIYLTDLNRLGGRLQLLDPHRVLVEGPTRWRAAEMMCPPALRPAVVVLLAMMAAEGTSVLRNVYVINRGYEDLAERLNSVGAQIEIFRDI; encoded by the coding sequence ATGACCGACGATTACCTCGAGCGCATCGGCAAGCTCATCCGTGACGCCCGTCAGCACCGCGGCTGGACCCAGACCCAGCTCGCCGAAGCCCTCGGCACCAGTCAGAGCGCCGTGAACCGGATCGAACGCGGCAACCAGAACATCAGCCTTGAGATGATCGCCCGCATCGGCGAGGCCCTCGACAGCGAGATCGTCGCTCTCGGTTACGCCGGCCCGATGCACCTGCGCGTGGTGGGCCGCCGCCGGCTCTCCGGCGCCATCGACGTCAAGACCAGCAAGAACGCCTGTGTCGCGCTGCTGTGCGCCACGCTGCTCAACAAGGGCCGTACGGTGCTGCGCCGGGTCGCGCGCATCGAGGAGGTCTTCCGGCTCCTCGAGGTCCTCAACTCCATCGGCGTCCGCACCCGCTGGATCAACGACGGCGTCGACCTGGAGATCGTGCCGCCCGCCGAGCTCGACATGGAGTCGATCGACGCGGAGGCGGCCATCCGCACCCGTTCCATCATCATGTTCCTCGGTCCGCTGCTGCACCGCATGGACCGCTTCAAGCTGCCGTACGCCGGCGGCTGCGACCTCGGCACGCGCACGATCGAGCCGCACATGATCGCGCTGCGCCGCTTCGGCCTCGACATCACCGCCACCGAGGGCCTGTACCACGCCCAGGTCGAGCCGGGCGTCTCCCCCGACCGCCCGATCGTCCTGACCGAGCGCGGCGACACGGTGACCGAGAACGCCCTGCTCGCGGCCGCCCGCCACGACGGCGTCACGGTCATCCGCAACGCCTCGTCCAACTACATGGTCCAGGACCTGTGCTTCTTCCTGGAGGCGCTGGGCGTACGGATCGACGGCCTCGGCACCACCACCCTCACCGTCCACGGCGTCCCGCAGATCGACGTCGACGTCGACTACTCCCCCTCCGAGGACCCGGTCGAGGCGATGAGCCTGCTGGCCGCGGCCGTCGTCACCGAGTCGGAGCTGACGATCCGCCGGGTGCCGATCGAGTTCATGGAGATCGAGCTCGCGGTCCTGGAGGAGATGGGCCTCGACCACGACCGCTCCGCCGAGTACGCCGCCGACAACGGCCGCACCCGGCTGGTCGACCTGACGGTCCGCCCCTCCAAGCTGGAGGCGCCGATCGACAAGATCCACCCGATGCCGTTCCCCGGCCTCAACATCGACAACGTGCCCTTCTTCGCGGCCATCGCGGCCACGGCGCAGGGCAAGACCCTCATCCACGACTGGGTCTACGACAACCGCGCCATCTACCTCACCGACCTCAACCGCCTCGGCGGCCGCCTCCAGCTCCTGGACCCGCACCGCGTCCTGGTCGAGGGCCCCACCCGCTGGCGCGCCGCCGAGATGATGTGCCCGCCGGCCCTGCGCCCGGCCGTGGTCGTCCTGCTCGCGATGATGGCCGCCGAGGGCACCTCGGTGCTGCGCAACGTCTACGTCATCAACCGGGGCTACGAGGACCTCGCGGAGCGCCTCAACTCGGTGGGCGCGCAGATCGAGATCTTCCGCGACATCTAG
- a CDS encoding hypothetical protein (identified by MetaGeneAnnotator; putative;~sequence version:1), with amino-acid sequence MFSGAHMVIYTRDAEADRDFLKDVVGFDHVDAGRGWLIFRLPPAEIAVHPTDGEPWHEIYLMCEDIAQTLGTLEDRGAEISRPVTDQRWGLVAAVRLPSGTELPLYEPRHPIAHTPSP; translated from the coding sequence ATGTTCAGCGGCGCGCATATGGTCATCTACACCCGGGACGCGGAGGCGGACCGCGACTTCCTCAAGGACGTCGTCGGCTTCGACCATGTCGACGCGGGGCGCGGCTGGCTCATCTTCCGGTTGCCGCCGGCCGAGATCGCGGTCCACCCCACCGACGGTGAACCGTGGCACGAGATCTACCTGATGTGCGAGGACATCGCGCAGACCCTCGGCACCCTGGAGGACCGGGGCGCGGAGATCTCACGGCCTGTCACCGACCAGCGCTGGGGCCTCGTCGCGGCCGTGCGGCTGCCGAGTGGTACCGAACTGCCCCTCTATGAACCCCGTCACCCCATTGCCCACACTCCGTCACCCTGA
- a CDS encoding hypothetical protein (identified by MetaGeneAnnotator; putative;~sequence version:1), with translation MFAGLNEVIRAGEEMRRLRAEMIRVLAGAGWTQDRLARLAGMSQPAVSKQVTGSHGAADTGGLALDQEDAPWLEGRLWGLAEAIAEEVAESGESTGSAGGGTARSARLTQALARGRKRFTERNVDALRRLVEEDLRTHRAALGPRHQEAREAYDRIARALDTGGAAGPYTEGTAPARRTLARQVQRMRLRRA, from the coding sequence ATGTTCGCCGGGCTGAACGAGGTCATCCGCGCGGGCGAGGAGATGCGCCGGCTGCGCGCGGAGATGATCCGGGTCCTGGCCGGCGCCGGCTGGACCCAGGACCGGCTCGCCCGGCTCGCCGGGATGAGCCAGCCGGCCGTCTCCAAGCAGGTGACGGGATCCCACGGCGCGGCGGACACGGGCGGGCTGGCGCTCGACCAGGAGGACGCGCCCTGGCTCGAAGGGCGCCTGTGGGGCCTCGCGGAGGCGATCGCCGAGGAGGTCGCCGAGTCCGGCGAGTCCACCGGATCCGCGGGCGGCGGCACGGCCCGGTCCGCGCGCCTGACCCAGGCCCTGGCGCGCGGCCGCAAACGCTTCACCGAACGGAACGTGGACGCGCTGCGCCGCCTCGTCGAGGAGGACCTCCGCACCCACCGGGCCGCCCTGGGCCCCCGTCACCAGGAGGCGCGGGAGGCGTACGACCGGATCGCCCGCGCCCTCGACACGGGCGGGGCGGCCGGCCCGTACACCGAGGGCACTGCACCCGCCCGCCGGACCCTCGCCCGCCAGGTCCAGCGGATGCGGCTGCGGCGGGCGTGA
- a CDS encoding alpha/beta hydrolase (PFAM: alpha/beta hydrolase fold; KEGG: kfl:Kfla_6583 alpha/beta hydrolase fold protein;~Predicted hydrolases or acyltransferases (alpha/beta hydrolase superfamily) [General function prediction only]; COG0596;~alpha/beta hydrolase [Streptomyces flavogriseus ATCC33331];~identified by MetaGeneAnnotator; putative): protein MASPTPDFLTAPDGTRLAFRALGSGAPLLCVPGGPTDCGYLGDLGGLAAHRTLLLPDPRGTGCSAVPADPASYRSDRLADDIETLRAHLGVERIDLLGHSAGANVAVQYAARHPHRVGRLLLVTPGTRAVGIDTTVEERLALARRRAHEPWFPAAYAALEAVNAGTGTDADWEAVTPFRYGRWDAAARRHHAAARPANPEAVARFGTEGAFAPDATRAALAGLAAPVLVLAGEHDLNSPPSAVASLAALFTAASHLAHTVQSGAGHYPWLDDPARFTATLTDFLETTPPAPRPVGGVS, encoded by the coding sequence ATGGCCTCACCAACCCCGGATTTCCTCACCGCCCCCGACGGCACCCGGCTCGCCTTCCGCGCCCTCGGTTCCGGCGCCCCGCTGCTCTGCGTCCCCGGTGGCCCCACCGATTGCGGCTACCTCGGCGACCTGGGCGGTCTCGCCGCCCACCGCACCCTGCTGCTGCCCGACCCGCGCGGCACCGGATGTTCCGCCGTGCCCGCCGACCCCGCCTCGTACCGCTCCGACCGGCTCGCCGACGACATCGAGACGCTGCGCGCCCACCTCGGGGTCGAACGGATCGACCTGCTCGGCCATTCGGCGGGCGCCAACGTCGCCGTCCAGTACGCCGCACGCCACCCGCACCGCGTCGGCCGGCTCCTCCTCGTCACTCCCGGCACCCGCGCCGTCGGCATCGACACCACCGTCGAGGAACGCCTGGCGCTCGCGCGGCGCCGCGCGCACGAGCCGTGGTTCCCCGCCGCGTACGCCGCCCTCGAAGCCGTCAACGCGGGCACCGGCACGGACGCCGACTGGGAGGCCGTCACCCCCTTCCGGTACGGCCGCTGGGACGCCGCCGCCCGCCGCCATCACGCCGCGGCCCGGCCCGCGAACCCCGAGGCCGTCGCCCGCTTCGGCACCGAGGGCGCCTTCGCTCCGGACGCCACCCGCGCCGCCCTCGCCGGCCTTGCCGCCCCGGTCCTGGTGCTCGCGGGCGAGCATGACCTCAACAGCCCGCCGTCGGCGGTCGCGTCGCTCGCCGCCCTGTTCACGGCCGCCTCGCACCTCGCGCACACGGTCCAGTCCGGCGCGGGCCACTACCCGTGGCTGGACGATCCCGCCCGCTTCACCGCGACCCTGACGGACTTCCTGGAGACCACGCCACCCGCGCCCCGCCCTGTCGGTGGCGTGTCGTAA
- a CDS encoding hypothetical protein (identified by MetaGeneAnnotator; putative;~sequence version:1) codes for MPHPARLVATLAAPLPFTGADDTSWLTPWPAARLLVQRGETELIVRQVAAPATAEPIRFPAPWPRRCGDAVVSPDATLAVFSGPHGLRAVDRTGAVRWELGHACWAPCPEGGAVTSYAADDHAHRYAPSGSTCFSADGTLVWAHVRGPLAGDAPVQGPGSGEEEWLVLDAADGSVLARAETGTAAAGSFHVPHPDPSRMGLTIGEGQDGSPLRWGRFDGRALTVDRLGDDDLVLLAVGPGGDRLLTVTHDQDTLAVRRLADGAVTAALDASAIPPRAPSPGTRRRGRTSRTRRKRTRRTSTTREASSTRTPPSSDRSRATTSTATSGTGSSTRPGWCASSGSATPSRWRSRPRPWATAPGTRRPGPTTPSTSGPADAPSASPGGPVGRAHLQVIGHMADSEPLPGVSRKRDRAAVVVLPLLWH; via the coding sequence GTGCCGCACCCCGCCCGTCTCGTGGCCACCCTCGCCGCCCCGCTGCCCTTCACCGGCGCGGACGACACCTCCTGGCTGACGCCCTGGCCGGCCGCCCGGCTGCTCGTCCAGCGCGGGGAGACGGAACTGATCGTGCGGCAGGTGGCGGCACCGGCCACGGCCGAGCCGATCCGCTTCCCGGCGCCCTGGCCGCGCCGGTGCGGGGACGCGGTCGTCTCACCCGACGCCACCCTGGCCGTCTTCTCGGGGCCGCACGGGCTGCGGGCCGTCGACCGGACCGGGGCCGTGCGCTGGGAACTCGGCCACGCCTGCTGGGCGCCTTGCCCGGAGGGCGGGGCGGTCACCTCGTACGCGGCGGACGATCACGCGCACCGGTACGCGCCCAGCGGCTCCACGTGCTTCTCGGCCGACGGCACGCTCGTCTGGGCGCACGTCCGCGGCCCTCTCGCGGGCGACGCGCCCGTCCAGGGACCGGGCTCGGGCGAGGAGGAATGGCTCGTCCTGGACGCGGCGGACGGCTCGGTTCTCGCGCGCGCCGAGACGGGCACCGCGGCGGCCGGCTCGTTCCATGTACCGCACCCGGATCCCTCGCGCATGGGGCTGACTATCGGCGAGGGCCAGGACGGCTCCCCGCTGCGGTGGGGGCGCTTCGACGGGCGCGCCCTCACCGTCGACCGTCTCGGCGACGACGACCTCGTCCTGCTGGCCGTCGGCCCCGGCGGCGACCGCCTGCTCACCGTGACCCACGATCAGGACACACTCGCCGTCCGCCGGCTCGCCGATGGAGCGGTGACGGCGGCACTCGACGCGTCCGCCATCCCGCCACGAGCCCCGAGTCCAGGGACGAGGAGGAGGGGGAGGACGAGCAGGACGAGGAGGAAGCGGACCCGGCGTACTTCGACTACGCGGGAGGCTTCGTCGACGAGGACACCGCCGTCTTCGGATCGGTCGAGAGCGACGACGAGCACGGCGACCTCCGGCACTGGCTCGTCGACACGGCCCGGATGGTGCGCGTCGAGCGGATCGGCTACCCCTTCCCGGTGGAGGTCCCGCCCACGGCCCTGGGCGACGGCACCTGGTACACGACGTCCCGGGCCGACAACGCCCTCCACGTCTGGTCCCGCTGACGCGCCTTCGGCGAGCCCCGGCGGCCCCGTGGGACGCGCCCACCTCCAGGTGATCGGGCATATGGCTGACAGCGAGCCACTCCCGGGCGTGTCAAGGAAGCGTGACCGGGCAGCGGTGGTCGTTTTGCCGCTCTTATGGCATTGA
- a CDS encoding hypothetical protein (identified by MetaGeneAnnotator; putative;~sequence version:1) has product MTACLMLPGQQQAYAAAGDPFPGGPGLVFVAQGPAPGEPTTLYEAVQGTGQVTFVRESTATFGHNAMGFRAADRYLHAINNNDGLARIGQGGVATNTGQVGLPSSGTFSYNQGTFGDGPTADTLYVRQSTTDNSLYAVDVPTHTSHRIALSSNVPNLSDIVWKDGYIWGVYGEGHQLYRIDPATGTVLVVALPGLPANPYGAQWVYGNGNIGISNNVTGTVYQLRINNPTSATPTATILSSTRGPANTQNDGASVPGEPADLAITKEGPSTWAPGDTILYTLRIHNNGPGNSSGYIVTDTLPDNLSNPQTTTPGCAIVTQGGRNLVQCTGAALADGADAPEITITGTAPATPGTDCVADGIDNTAQVVGNEDDPDQGNNTAHSTACPAGQVEPSFTVSKAASVGPDGFVGSGDSVTYTVTVTNNGTVDYTVDNPATFTDDLSDVTDDAKVDPASLTGGAQLLDGGVSWSGPLAAGATHTVTYTVVVNGPDQGNHVLRNGVVPGPTGTCTTADACITTIPVAAWAARSPTR; this is encoded by the coding sequence ATGACCGCGTGCCTGATGCTGCCAGGACAGCAACAGGCGTATGCCGCGGCCGGTGACCCCTTCCCCGGGGGGCCCGGCCTGGTCTTCGTGGCCCAGGGACCGGCGCCCGGTGAACCGACCACCCTCTACGAGGCCGTCCAGGGCACGGGCCAGGTCACCTTCGTCCGGGAGAGCACCGCCACCTTCGGCCACAACGCCATGGGCTTCCGCGCCGCGGACCGGTACCTCCACGCCATCAACAACAACGACGGCCTCGCCCGTATCGGCCAGGGCGGCGTCGCCACCAACACCGGCCAGGTCGGCCTGCCCTCCAGCGGCACCTTCAGCTACAACCAGGGCACCTTCGGCGACGGACCCACCGCGGACACGCTCTACGTCCGCCAGTCCACGACCGACAACAGCCTGTACGCCGTCGACGTCCCCACCCACACCTCGCACCGGATCGCGCTCTCCTCCAACGTCCCGAACCTGTCCGACATCGTCTGGAAGGACGGCTACATCTGGGGCGTGTACGGAGAGGGCCACCAGCTCTACCGCATCGACCCCGCCACCGGCACCGTCCTCGTGGTCGCCCTGCCCGGGCTCCCCGCGAACCCGTACGGGGCCCAGTGGGTCTACGGCAACGGCAACATCGGCATCTCGAACAACGTCACCGGCACCGTCTACCAGCTCCGCATCAACAACCCGACGTCCGCCACCCCCACGGCCACCATCCTCTCCTCGACCAGGGGCCCGGCGAACACACAGAACGACGGAGCGTCCGTCCCCGGCGAGCCCGCCGACCTCGCGATCACCAAGGAAGGGCCGTCGACCTGGGCGCCGGGCGACACGATCTTGTACACCCTGCGGATCCACAACAACGGCCCTGGCAACTCCTCCGGCTACATCGTCACGGACACTCTGCCGGACAACCTGAGCAACCCCCAGACCACGACGCCCGGCTGCGCCATCGTCACCCAGGGCGGCCGGAACCTCGTGCAGTGCACCGGCGCCGCGCTCGCCGACGGGGCCGACGCCCCGGAGATCACCATCACCGGCACCGCCCCGGCCACGCCCGGCACCGACTGCGTCGCCGACGGGATCGACAACACGGCGCAGGTGGTCGGCAACGAGGACGACCCCGACCAGGGCAACAACACGGCCCACTCCACGGCCTGCCCGGCGGGGCAGGTCGAGCCGTCCTTCACCGTCTCCAAGGCCGCGTCCGTCGGACCCGACGGCTTCGTGGGCTCCGGTGACAGCGTCACGTACACGGTCACCGTCACCAACAACGGCACCGTGGACTACACCGTCGACAATCCGGCGACCTTCACGGACGACCTGAGCGATGTCACCGACGACGCCAAGGTGGACCCGGCCTCCCTGACGGGCGGCGCCCAGCTGCTCGACGGCGGCGTCTCCTGGTCCGGCCCGCTGGCCGCCGGCGCGACCCACACGGTCACGTACACGGTCGTCGTCAACGGCCCCGACCAGGGCAACCACGTCCTGCGCAACGGCGTCGTCCCCGGCCCCACCGGCACCTGCACCACGGCCGACGCCTGCATCACCACGATCCCCGTCGCCGCCTGGGCGGCAAGGTCACCTACACGGTGA
- a CDS encoding hypothetical protein (identified by MetaGeneAnnotator; putative;~predicted protein [Streptomyces sp. AA4]), translated as MTVTSTGTTAFTAADPASFTDDLSGVLDDATYSNDATGGATVTGTR; from the coding sequence GTGACCGTCACGAGCACGGGCACCACCGCGTTCACCGCTGCCGATCCGGCCTCGTTCACGGACGACTTGTCGGGTGTGCTGGACGACGCGACGTACAGCAACGACGCCACGGGCGGTGCGACGGTCACGGGGACACGCTGA
- a CDS encoding hypothetical protein (identified by MetaGeneAnnotator; putative;~sequence version:1) — protein sequence MTWSPTSNGPCVSARFASDSDDSAGGTTVTGTSVVQVPVVAQVPLVPGVTALRRCRSPVSGSLTVTLYVRVTVAPTASGPDQLSVSP from the coding sequence GTGACCTGGTCGCCGACCTCGAACGGCCCCTGCGTCTCCGCCCGCTTCGCCAGCGACAGCGACGACTCGGCCGGCGGGACGACGGTGACGGGCACGTCGGTGGTGCAGGTGCCGGTGGTGGCACAGGTGCCGCTGGTCCCCGGGGTGACGGCGTTGCGCAGGTGCCGGTCGCCGGTGTCCGGGTCGTTGACGGTGACGCTGTACGTGAGGGTGACCGTGGCCCCGACAGCGAGCGGACCCGACCAGCTCAGCGTGTCCCCGTGA
- a CDS encoding hypothetical protein (identified by MetaGeneAnnotator; putative;~sequence version:1) encodes MPVTVVPPAESSLSLAKRAETQGPFEVGDQVTYVYTVTNTNTGTTTLTDITVADDLVSQVTCDETTLAPGPRHHHRDQEGQAHPAVQGVRRVP; translated from the coding sequence GTGCCCGTCACCGTCGTCCCGCCGGCCGAGTCGTCGCTGTCGCTGGCGAAGCGGGCGGAGACGCAGGGGCCGTTCGAGGTCGGCGACCAGGTCACGTACGTCTACACGGTCACCAACACCAACACCGGCACCACCACCCTGACCGACATCACCGTCGCCGACGACCTGGTCTCCCAGGTCACCTGTGACGAGACCACCCTCGCGCCCGGCCCGCGCCACCATCACCGTGATCAAGAAGGGCAAGCCCACCCCGCCGTGCAAGGAGTACGGCGAGTGCCCTGA